The following are encoded in a window of Gloeothece citriformis PCC 7424 genomic DNA:
- a CDS encoding response regulator transcription factor, whose translation MDEKLFRGLNRPISKGNWNLMVFGEDPYFIKSIDKDLKGTRKFQILANFSNLIELETMLEQVEPDFLLIWHREQLEIASNLKRKYPTLFIILWNCLSGGDASCFSNAPLEEQLEKIVPLKTFGTVMFSIQGEKMYYELVKKTTVTPREKKMLQFLSYGFDYNEIASRLDLTSGTLKMYMKNLRDKLNARDKTHLLAIAFRTGLVS comes from the coding sequence ATGGATGAAAAATTATTTCGAGGTTTAAACAGGCCAATTTCTAAGGGAAATTGGAATTTAATGGTTTTTGGCGAAGATCCTTATTTTATAAAAAGTATTGACAAAGATTTAAAAGGAACGAGAAAGTTTCAAATCCTCGCCAATTTTTCCAATCTTATCGAACTTGAAACTATGCTAGAACAAGTTGAGCCAGATTTTCTCCTCATCTGGCATCGAGAGCAACTTGAAATAGCTTCCAATCTCAAGCGAAAATATCCGACTCTATTTATCATTCTCTGGAATTGTTTATCAGGAGGAGATGCAAGTTGTTTTTCCAATGCCCCCCTTGAAGAACAATTAGAAAAAATTGTACCTTTAAAAACATTTGGAACTGTGATGTTTAGTATCCAAGGTGAAAAGATGTATTACGAGCTTGTTAAAAAAACAACGGTTACTCCACGAGAAAAAAAAATGTTACAGTTTCTTTCTTATGGGTTTGATTACAATGAAATCGCTTCTCGTCTCGATCTAACGAGCGGCACTTTAAAAATGTACATGAAAAATCTCCGTGATAAACTGAATGCCAGAGATAAAACCCATTTGCTGGCGATCGCTTTTAGAACGGGATTGGTTTCGTGA
- a CDS encoding ABC transporter permease yields MNKKQELDSVELFLQWAICGVCIFLFFGTILTSSLTASSIMLSLLLLIEGIIICPKIQLELWTKISFSIVIYLIIFN; encoded by the coding sequence ATGAATAAAAAACAAGAATTAGATTCTGTCGAGTTATTTCTACAGTGGGCAATTTGTGGAGTCTGTATATTTCTCTTTTTCGGGACAATATTGACATCCTCACTAACAGCATCCTCTATAATGTTGAGCTTGCTTTTGCTGATTGAGGGCATTATTATTTGCCCCAAAATTCAGTTAGAACTGTGGACAAAAATTAGTTTTAGTATTGTTATCTATTTAATTATTTTTAATTAA
- a CDS encoding HEPN domain-containing protein translates to MTFNWEDYLTLATELFGESSTSSIQEARFRSAISRAYYAAFNQARIFLESRDKVIIPSVNVHKYVISQFQTSLDNRRHKIGNCLLVLRVYRNQADYDPDIIIKNETCQEALVLARRIILSLDNL, encoded by the coding sequence ATGACTTTTAACTGGGAAGATTATTTAACTTTGGCTACTGAATTATTTGGAGAATCTTCAACATCATCTATTCAAGAAGCTCGATTTCGTTCCGCTATCAGTAGAGCTTACTATGCCGCCTTCAATCAAGCGAGAATTTTTTTAGAGAGCCGAGATAAAGTCATAATACCATCAGTTAATGTCCATAAATACGTTATCAGCCAATTTCAAACTTCTCTTGATAACCGAAGACACAAAATAGGTAATTGTTTACTTGTGTTGAGAGTTTACCGCAATCAAGCCGATTATGACCCTGATATTATTATTAAAAATGAAACTTGCCAAGAAGCTTTAGTTCTCGCCCGACGAATTATATTGTCTTTAGATAATCTTTAA